In Cenarchaeum symbiont of Oopsacas minuta, a single window of DNA contains:
- a CDS encoding snRNP Sm-like protein, producing the protein MDHLMSQSAVKRPLTTLQKNTSKYVTVRLKNEIEYKGKMESVDMYMNLIMTEAEEMHGGKVAEKFGQVILRGNNVLFVKLEDDL; encoded by the coding sequence TTGGATCATCTAATGTCACAGTCAGCAGTAAAAAGACCATTAACAACTTTGCAAAAAAATACCTCAAAGTATGTTACAGTACGTCTCAAAAACGAGATAGAGTACAAAGGAAAGATGGAGAGTGTCGATATGTATATGAATCTCATAATGACCGAAGCTGAGGAGATGCATGGTGGCAAAGTTGCAGAAAAGTTTGGTCAGGTCATACTGCGTGGAAATAACGTTCTTTTTGTTAAGCTTGAAGATGATCTGTAA
- a CDS encoding recombinase RecA, producing the protein MISSGIRQVDKILRGGIRAGTITDIFGSAGSGKTQLAMQFCVNAASDGGNVIYHDTSGHFRPERIVQMARDDSQLLERIKVYSTINTSEQISALSTICKGTTLAVVDAVTDLFSFEYKQMSMMREKNVRFMRYMHKLTEISYEYNIPIVITNMVRNSKDRIFENMNGATSPFTHVKIQLFERVASNVPRRGTVETVNGKYEFEYEISKKGVFDARAP; encoded by the coding sequence TTGATATCTTCAGGAATACGCCAAGTGGACAAAATACTACGTGGGGGCATACGTGCAGGAACCATAACTGATATCTTTGGATCTGCTGGATCTGGAAAAACACAGCTTGCCATGCAGTTTTGCGTAAATGCTGCATCCGACGGTGGCAATGTAATATATCATGATACCTCTGGACATTTTAGGCCTGAACGTATTGTACAAATGGCTAGAGATGATTCACAACTACTCGAGCGCATCAAAGTATATTCTACAATTAACACATCAGAACAGATATCTGCACTCTCGACAATATGTAAAGGAACTACACTAGCAGTAGTGGATGCTGTTACAGATCTTTTTTCATTTGAATACAAACAAATGTCTATGATGCGTGAGAAAAACGTACGATTCATGAGGTATATGCATAAACTTACCGAAATCTCATACGAGTACAATATTCCAATTGTAATCACAAATATGGTGAGAAATTCAAAAGATCGTATATTTGAAAACATGAATGGAGCAACAAGTCCGTTTACACACGTTAAAATCCAATTGTTTGAGAGGGTGGCAAGCAACGTTCCACGCCGTGGCACCGTTGAAACTGTAAACGGCAAATATGAATTCGAATACGAGATCTCCAAAAAAGGAGTCTTTGACGCACGTGCGCCATAG
- a CDS encoding DEAD/DEAH box helicase yields the protein MQKQTTTKKALETEFRLHGFKDLTIIQKKASPEIFLKKDSLVMAPTGSGKTECSIIPIFAHIRNSAKGDGRIKAMYITPLRALNRDIFRRISDYAKRDDLSMEIRHGDTPQSARRRITLSPPDVLVTTPESLVILLSQSKMLDALSQLEWVVIDEVHELLSNKRGSQLAISLERLSVNTRKDLTRIGLSATVGNPVEASKFISGSHRSCKIIQDTSVRGYDIDVQYVDGKIQAIAEFILEYVQKLDLKAPVLLFTNTRGESELLASILKENSEIPVDLHHGSLSKEVRQEVESCLQSNKTGITVCTSSLELGLDVGSVELVIHYGSPRQVSKLVQRIGRSRHNRNSSARGLVIVNSYDDELEVRAILSRVQERSMEEQRVHQMPLDVVAHHLVGLSIQFGEITVKRTFDIISAAYPFRLIKKEDVYAVLDMLDASYLVYFDRDNDLYRRGGRSFRYHYENLSTIPDILRFKVFDTVGKRPIGSLDQRFIGDYGECGNVFVLKGSHWRILNIDEKGFTVNVEPYRAGTTTVPYWEGEIIPVDLYTANKVGNLRKNSTFASKKTLPDFLLDDIPDATTFLAESHRSEGTVVLHSCFGTRINNTLSSLLSSLLSAMLGYMVESRSDAYRIVFSSNSRLTEKLLIKVLYEKYDLDEVIAASLSGTHNVNWKTWCVCKKFGIVGRNAIYERKSARFLYERYSKTPIVQEALREMYHDKFDIPGTTKIIEMMRLGKINFVWHDVKKFSLLAEPILDHVSKYYSAPANVDTAILDQIKKRLKKTMHRLICARCGKWERSFDLVSISQSVKLFCPYCKCRQITTTFQSDADLSKIIKKKHMGKRLTADESHRYERAWKASSLVENFGTTALTVLSGYGIGPDTAARILRNMVDEDGDGLYKQIYEAERQYVMTRGFWDD from the coding sequence ATGCAAAAACAAACGACGACAAAAAAAGCTCTTGAAACAGAGTTTCGTTTACATGGATTTAAAGATCTGACCATAATCCAAAAAAAAGCTTCACCGGAAATATTTCTCAAAAAAGATTCACTTGTAATGGCTCCAACCGGTTCGGGCAAGACAGAGTGTTCAATAATACCAATATTTGCACATATTCGAAATTCCGCAAAAGGGGATGGCCGAATAAAAGCAATGTACATTACACCACTTAGGGCATTAAACCGAGACATCTTTAGGCGCATAAGTGATTATGCAAAACGCGACGATCTAAGCATGGAGATACGGCATGGAGATACACCGCAAAGTGCACGGCGAAGAATCACTCTGTCTCCGCCAGATGTGCTTGTAACCACTCCTGAATCATTAGTAATATTGCTTAGTCAATCAAAGATGCTTGATGCACTCTCACAATTAGAGTGGGTGGTTATAGACGAAGTGCACGAATTGTTATCAAACAAACGGGGTTCACAGCTTGCCATAAGTCTTGAGAGACTCTCTGTCAATACGAGAAAGGATCTAACCCGTATAGGACTATCTGCTACGGTCGGAAATCCAGTAGAGGCTTCCAAATTCATCTCTGGATCGCATCGCAGCTGCAAAATAATACAAGATACATCGGTAAGAGGGTATGATATTGACGTACAATATGTAGATGGAAAAATCCAAGCCATTGCAGAATTTATACTAGAATATGTACAAAAACTAGATCTAAAGGCGCCAGTACTATTGTTTACAAATACGCGTGGGGAATCTGAACTGCTTGCATCCATTCTAAAGGAAAACTCTGAAATTCCAGTGGATCTGCACCATGGCTCGCTATCAAAAGAAGTACGACAAGAAGTTGAATCCTGTCTACAAAGTAACAAGACGGGTATAACAGTCTGTACTTCATCATTAGAGCTTGGACTAGATGTAGGATCAGTAGAACTGGTAATACATTATGGTTCACCGCGCCAAGTATCAAAACTTGTACAACGCATAGGAAGAAGTCGACACAACAGAAACTCATCAGCACGTGGTCTAGTGATAGTAAACAGCTATGATGATGAGCTTGAAGTGCGTGCTATACTCTCACGAGTACAGGAGCGTTCTATGGAAGAACAACGAGTTCACCAGATGCCGCTAGACGTCGTAGCTCATCATCTAGTGGGTCTGAGTATACAGTTTGGTGAGATTACCGTAAAACGTACATTTGATATAATCTCTGCTGCATATCCATTCCGTTTAATCAAAAAAGAAGACGTATACGCCGTATTGGATATGTTGGATGCAAGCTATTTGGTATACTTTGATAGGGATAATGATCTATATCGCAGAGGAGGCAGATCGTTTCGTTACCATTATGAAAATCTCTCGACGATACCTGACATACTCCGATTCAAGGTATTTGATACGGTGGGAAAAAGACCCATCGGTTCATTGGATCAGCGTTTCATAGGGGACTATGGAGAGTGTGGCAATGTCTTTGTTCTAAAAGGATCCCATTGGCGCATATTGAACATAGATGAAAAAGGCTTTACAGTAAATGTAGAACCATATCGAGCAGGAACAACAACTGTCCCATATTGGGAAGGTGAGATTATTCCAGTGGATCTTTACACAGCTAATAAAGTGGGGAATCTTCGTAAAAACTCTACATTTGCAAGCAAAAAAACATTACCTGATTTTTTACTAGATGATATACCTGATGCTACGACATTTTTAGCTGAATCTCATAGATCCGAGGGCACGGTAGTACTTCATTCATGTTTTGGAACTCGCATAAACAATACTCTCTCCTCACTGCTATCCTCATTACTCTCTGCAATGCTTGGATATATGGTAGAGTCACGCTCTGATGCATATCGTATAGTATTTTCTTCAAACTCTAGACTGACAGAAAAATTATTGATAAAAGTACTATATGAAAAATATGATCTAGACGAAGTGATTGCCGCATCGCTGTCAGGAACACATAACGTAAACTGGAAGACCTGGTGCGTATGTAAAAAATTCGGAATTGTAGGAAGAAATGCAATATACGAACGCAAGTCTGCAAGATTTCTTTATGAACGATATTCAAAAACTCCAATTGTGCAAGAAGCACTACGCGAGATGTACCATGATAAATTCGACATACCAGGCACAACAAAAATCATAGAGATGATGCGTCTAGGAAAAATAAATTTTGTATGGCATGATGTAAAAAAATTTTCTTTATTAGCAGAACCCATATTGGATCATGTATCAAAATATTATTCAGCTCCAGCCAATGTAGATACTGCAATATTGGATCAAATAAAAAAAAGATTGAAAAAAACTATGCACCGTTTAATATGTGCTAGATGTGGTAAATGGGAGAGGTCTTTTGATTTGGTATCGATAAGCCAAAGTGTTAAACTCTTTTGTCCGTATTGTAAATGTAGGCAGATAACTACCACGTTTCAAAGTGATGCAGATCTCTCAAAAATAATAAAGAAAAAACATATGGGCAAGCGTCTCACCGCAGATGAATCGCACAGATATGAGCGTGCATGGAAGGCATCTTCACTAGTGGAAAATTTTGGAACAACTGCCCTGACTGTACTCTCTGGATATGGCATAGGTCCAGATACTGCAGCACGTATTTTACGTAACATGGTGGATGAAGATGGCGATGGACTGTACAAACAGATCTATGAAGCAGAAAGACAATACGTAATGACGCGCGGTTTTTGGGACGATTAG
- a CDS encoding nucleic acid binding-protein: MSEYEDLVSRILEQKPDLTRESLNDMIKQKKDTIGKGYLQDKGALYLLAADFKISMGESANKDMNIKDIFSGATNVSLETRVLNVAKPRQFSRKDGSEFLLRTMTVYDNGGTASVKLWDEKANLPGIETLKPGDLVRIIKAHVKSDQSGAPTINISSGSSIEPSDSQSDIRGIDSMIINVGMIKEHEKKDLVVTGTVDGLISTINFTNSRGQPGKGLKMRLKGNDESIMRIVVWGQDEKNLPPVIAQGSVAKLIGVRTKESNQGGLELHGNEGTSIEIEGSHDIQPITARIISISKTDAGKRMVLCVDEKKSMIKLSDTSALTDQFLPGDVIECMPSRIYGNSIMLDSSSFVRKVDDTSTMPKNEDLRTLISDIKLGDDSCCIEAIILRIPDIRSVQTKNGDSIELAEMLVEDESGEIWVKGWRNQARIIGSSTQGEIVFISDVGARAGLEDKIELSLSPFSTITRKT, translated from the coding sequence ATGTCCGAGTATGAGGATCTTGTATCAAGAATTCTAGAGCAGAAACCCGATCTTACTCGCGAATCTCTAAACGATATGATAAAACAAAAAAAAGACACCATCGGTAAAGGTTACTTGCAGGACAAGGGCGCCTTATATCTTTTAGCTGCAGACTTTAAAATTTCAATGGGCGAGTCTGCCAACAAGGATATGAACATAAAAGACATATTTAGTGGCGCAACAAATGTTTCACTAGAGACACGTGTTCTCAACGTGGCAAAACCTAGACAATTTTCACGTAAAGATGGATCAGAGTTTCTTTTACGCACAATGACCGTATATGATAACGGAGGTACAGCTAGTGTAAAGCTGTGGGATGAAAAAGCAAACCTTCCTGGTATTGAAACTCTAAAGCCTGGAGATTTGGTTAGAATAATTAAAGCACATGTGAAATCAGATCAAAGTGGTGCACCTACGATAAACATTAGTTCTGGTTCATCTATAGAACCTTCCGACTCTCAAAGTGACATACGTGGAATAGATTCAATGATAATCAACGTAGGAATGATAAAAGAACATGAAAAGAAAGACCTTGTAGTTACTGGTACTGTTGACGGCCTGATAAGCACAATAAATTTTACAAATTCCCGTGGTCAACCTGGTAAAGGATTAAAGATGAGATTAAAGGGCAACGATGAGTCTATTATGCGCATTGTAGTGTGGGGTCAAGACGAAAAAAACCTACCTCCAGTTATAGCACAAGGTTCTGTTGCAAAATTGATTGGAGTTCGTACAAAAGAAAGCAATCAAGGTGGATTAGAGTTACACGGTAATGAGGGAACTAGTATAGAGATTGAAGGCTCGCACGATATTCAACCCATCACAGCAAGAATAATATCCATTTCAAAGACTGACGCAGGAAAACGTATGGTATTGTGTGTAGATGAGAAAAAATCAATGATAAAGCTTAGCGACACATCTGCCCTTACGGATCAATTTTTGCCTGGAGATGTGATCGAATGTATGCCATCTAGGATATATGGTAACTCTATAATGTTAGACTCTAGTTCATTTGTAAGAAAGGTCGACGATACATCCACGATGCCAAAGAATGAGGATCTGCGTACATTGATATCAGATATCAAACTAGGAGATGATAGCTGTTGTATAGAGGCGATCATACTACGTATTCCAGATATACGTTCTGTACAGACAAAGAATGGAGATTCCATAGAACTTGCAGAGATGCTTGTAGAAGATGAGAGTGGTGAAATTTGGGTAAAGGGGTGGAGAAATCAAGCAAGAATAATAGGTTCTAGTACACAAGGAGAGATTGTATTCATATCAGATGTCGGAGCTAGAGCCGGATTAGAAGACAAGATTGAACTATCTTTGAGTCCATTCTCCACAATTACTAGAAAAACCTAA